One window of Marmota flaviventris isolate mMarFla1 chromosome 5, mMarFla1.hap1, whole genome shotgun sequence genomic DNA carries:
- the Ropn1l gene encoding ropporin-1-like protein, which yields MPLPDTMFCAQQIHIPPELPDILKQFTKAAIRTQPTDVLQWSAGYFSALSRGDPLPVKDRVEMPVATQKVDTGMTQGLLKVLHKQCRHKKYVELAELEKKWRNLCLPMERLRALLVLDHCETEIEWIKFLALGCSSLGGSLNTAMKHVCEILTQDPEGGPARIPFETFSFVYRYLAGLDPDIMEMDVESYLMGLKESVDSRKNGLIGLSDFYVPKKII from the exons ATGCCACTTCCCGACACCATGTTCTGCGCGCAGCAGATCCACATTCCCCCGGAATTGCCTGACATCCTGAAGCAGTTCACCAAGGCTGCCATCCGCACCCAGCCCACCGACGTGCTGCAGTGGTCCGCGGG gtatttttcAGCTCTGTCAAGAGGAGATCCACTTCCTGTAAAGGATAGAGTCGAGATGCCTGTGGCAACCCAGAAAGTAGACACAGGCATGACCCAGGGACTGCTGAAAGTCCTGCACAAGCAG TGTCGCCACAAGAAGTATGTGGAATTAGCAGAACTTGAGAAGAAGTGGAGAAATCTGTGCCTGCCAATGGAGAGACTGAGAGCTCTCCTAGTACTGGATCATTGTGAAACGGAAATCGAGTGGATAAAATTTTTAGCATTGGGATGCAGTTCACTTGGTGGG TCGCTGAACACGGCCATGAAGCACGTCTGCGAGATCCTCACCCAGGACCCTGAGGGTGGGCCTGCACGGATCCCATTCGAGACTTTTTCCTTTGTCTACCGTTACTTGGCTGGGTTGGATCCAGACATCATGGAGATGGATGTGGAATCCTATCTTATGGGTTTAAAGGAAAGCGT AGACTCGAGAAAGAATGGCTTGATAGGACTTTCGGATTTCTACGTTCCAAAGAAGATAATTTAG